In one window of Chryseobacterium sp. JV274 DNA:
- a CDS encoding YciI family protein, producing the protein MKSRTLLTACLLISALSFAQEKKAEKLKYNQELATSLGADKYGMKPYTIVMLTTGDTKIEDKAKMSELMKGHMANIGKLADEGKIVVAGPFLEKNKENYRGMFIFNTKSKEEAEEWVKTDPAVQAGVFSYEIFPWYGSAALPLYLKHHDEVSKENP; encoded by the coding sequence ATGAAATCAAGAACATTACTAACTGCATGCCTCCTCATATCAGCATTATCTTTTGCACAGGAAAAGAAAGCAGAAAAACTTAAGTACAATCAGGAATTGGCCACATCACTGGGAGCTGATAAATACGGGATGAAACCTTATACGATTGTCATGCTGACAACTGGCGATACTAAAATTGAAGACAAAGCCAAAATGAGCGAACTCATGAAAGGTCATATGGCCAATATCGGGAAACTGGCAGATGAGGGCAAAATTGTAGTTGCCGGTCCTTTCCTTGAAAAGAATAAAGAAAACTACCGTGGTATGTTTATCTTCAACACCAAGTCAAAGGAAGAAGCTGAGGAATGGGTAAAAACAGACCCTGCAGTTCAGGCTGGAGTTTTCAGTTATGAAATCTTTCCTTGGTATGGATCTGCTGCTCTACCATTGTATCTTAAACATCATGATGAAGTTTCAAAAGAAAACCCGTGA
- the pncB gene encoding nicotinate phosphoribosyltransferase, whose amino-acid sequence MNDVRLNSILDNDFYKITMQNAVVKLFPSSIVKYEFINRGKHHFPEGFDVALREAVNKMAELKLTKDEKKFMARTCPYIDLPYLDFLEGYHYDPSEVKIHQEGGDLSVVVEGLWYRTILWEVPLLALISELHYEMNHMERDSNEVVMSKTIEKADSLGRLGVTFAEFGTRRRHSYKVQNLVMEALTQKRESTFIGSSNVHFAMKYGVKPIGTHAHEWFMFHAAEYGFKMANEMALEHWVDVYRGDLGVALSDTYTTDVFFQQFDKKFAKLFDGVRHDSGDALEFADKTIAHYQRNGINPMFKYIIFSDALNLEKVEEITNYCRGKIGISFGIGTNLTNDVGLKPMNIVMKLIGVQAPNKEWIPTVKLSDEHGKYTGDPKMIELAKEFLRIKD is encoded by the coding sequence ATGAACGACGTAAGACTGAACTCTATCCTAGATAATGATTTTTATAAAATAACCATGCAGAATGCAGTGGTAAAACTATTCCCAAGTTCTATTGTAAAATATGAATTTATCAACAGGGGAAAACACCACTTTCCGGAAGGATTTGATGTTGCGTTAAGGGAAGCCGTTAATAAAATGGCTGAACTGAAACTTACGAAAGACGAGAAAAAGTTCATGGCAAGAACATGTCCTTATATTGATCTTCCTTATCTGGATTTCCTGGAAGGATACCATTATGATCCTTCTGAAGTGAAAATACATCAGGAAGGAGGAGACCTTTCCGTTGTTGTAGAAGGGCTTTGGTACAGAACAATTCTCTGGGAAGTTCCTTTACTGGCCTTGATCAGTGAGCTGCATTATGAAATGAACCATATGGAAAGAGATTCCAATGAAGTGGTGATGAGCAAAACGATAGAAAAAGCAGACTCATTAGGCAGACTTGGAGTAACCTTTGCAGAATTTGGAACAAGAAGAAGACATTCTTATAAGGTACAGAACCTGGTGATGGAAGCATTAACTCAAAAAAGAGAATCAACTTTCATCGGAAGTTCAAACGTTCATTTTGCTATGAAGTATGGTGTAAAACCCATCGGAACGCATGCCCATGAATGGTTTATGTTCCATGCTGCTGAATATGGATTCAAAATGGCCAATGAAATGGCTTTGGAACATTGGGTAGATGTTTACAGAGGTGATCTTGGAGTTGCCTTGTCTGATACATATACCACAGATGTTTTCTTCCAGCAGTTTGACAAAAAATTCGCAAAACTTTTTGACGGTGTACGCCACGACAGCGGGGATGCATTAGAATTTGCAGATAAAACCATTGCCCATTATCAAAGAAATGGCATTAATCCTATGTTTAAATACATTATTTTTTCAGATGCATTAAATCTTGAAAAAGTAGAGGAAATCACCAATTACTGCAGAGGGAAAATTGGTATCTCATTCGGAATTGGGACCAACCTTACGAATGATGTTGGATTGAAACCAATGAACATCGTGATGAAGCTCATCGGTGTACAGGCTCCTAACAAAGAATGGATTCCAACAGTAAAGCTTTCTGATGAACATGGTAAATACACAGGCGATCCTAAGATGATTGAATTGGCTAAAGAGTTTTTAAGAATAAAAGATTAA
- a CDS encoding Dps family protein, whose amino-acid sequence MKNASIIGLKEADCKKISEKLNVLLANYSVFYQNTRGSHWNIKGEQFFTLHPKFEELYNSLVLKIDEIAERILTLGATPAHNYSDYLKVSTIKESKEVTDGIKSVEQILSSFKVVIDLQRELLDITDEAGDEGTNSQMSDYITEQEKEVWMYNSYLGK is encoded by the coding sequence ATGAAAAATGCTAGTATCATTGGCCTTAAAGAAGCCGATTGTAAAAAAATCTCAGAAAAATTAAATGTACTGTTAGCCAATTATTCTGTATTTTATCAGAATACAAGAGGTTCTCACTGGAACATCAAAGGAGAACAGTTTTTTACCCTTCATCCAAAATTTGAGGAACTGTACAACAGTCTTGTTTTAAAGATTGATGAAATTGCAGAAAGAATCCTGACATTGGGAGCTACTCCTGCACACAATTACTCAGATTATCTAAAGGTATCAACCATTAAAGAAAGCAAAGAAGTAACTGATGGCATCAAAAGTGTTGAGCAGATTCTAAGTTCTTTCAAAGTAGTCATTGATCTGCAGAGAGAACTTTTAGATATTACGGATGAAGCAGGAGATGAAGGTACCAATTCGCAAATGAGCGATTATATTACTGAACAGGAGAAAGAAGTTTGGATGTACAATTCTTATCTTGGAAAATAA
- the rpsL gene encoding 30S ribosomal protein S12 — protein MPTIQQLVRKGRATLAKKSKSAALDSCPQRRGVCTRVYTTTPKKPNSALRKVARVRLSNGKEVNAYIPGEGHNLQEHSIVLVRGGRVKDLPGVRYHIVRGALDTAGVNGRTQRRSKYGAKRPKPGQAAAAPAKGKKK, from the coding sequence ATGCCTACTATTCAACAATTAGTAAGAAAAGGAAGAGCCACGCTTGCCAAGAAGAGCAAATCGGCTGCCCTTGATTCTTGTCCACAAAGACGTGGTGTATGTACGAGAGTATATACAACTACACCTAAGAAACCTAACTCTGCACTTAGAAAAGTAGCAAGGGTAAGACTTTCTAACGGTAAAGAAGTGAATGCCTATATCCCGGGCGAAGGACATAATCTACAGGAGCACTCGATAGTATTGGTTAGAGGCGGAAGGGTGAAAGACCTACCGGGAGTACGTTACCACATCGTAAGAGGTGCATTAGACACAGCTGGTGTAAATGGAAGAACTCAGAGAAGATCTAAGTACGGAGCTAAGAGACCTAAACCAGGACAAGCAGCTGCTGCTCCTGCAAAAGGAAAGAAAAAATAA
- the rpsG gene encoding 30S ribosomal protein S7 translates to MRKTKAKKRPLLPDPKFNDQLVTRFVNNLMLDGKKSIAFKIFYDALEIVETKKGDNEKTALEIWKDALTNVMPHVEVRSRRVGGANFQIPMPIRADRKISMAMKWLIKYSKARNDKSMALKLANEVVAASREEGAAFKKKSDTHKMAEANKAFSHFKF, encoded by the coding sequence ATGAGAAAGACAAAAGCGAAAAAAAGACCGTTGTTACCAGATCCGAAATTTAATGATCAATTGGTAACGAGATTCGTAAACAACTTAATGCTTGACGGTAAGAAGTCAATCGCATTCAAAATTTTCTATGATGCATTAGAGATCGTAGAAACTAAAAAAGGAGATAACGAAAAAACTGCACTTGAAATCTGGAAAGATGCACTTACAAATGTAATGCCTCACGTAGAAGTACGTTCTAGAAGAGTAGGTGGAGCTAACTTCCAAATCCCTATGCCAATCAGAGCTGATAGAAAAATTTCTATGGCAATGAAATGGTTAATCAAATATTCTAAAGCTAGAAATGATAAGTCTATGGCTTTGAAATTAGCTAATGAAGTTGTAGCAGCTTCTAGAGAAGAAGGTGCAGCTTTCAAAAAGAAATCTGATACTCACAAAATGGCGGAAGCTAACAAGGCTTTCTCACACTTCAAATTCTAA
- the fusA gene encoding elongation factor G codes for MGRDLKFTRNIGIAAHIDAGKTTTTERILFYTGVNHKIGEVHDGASTMDWMEQEAERGITITSAATTCSWNFPTDQGKALPETKPYHFNIIDTPGHVDFTVEVNRSLRVLDGLVFLFSAVDGVEPQSETNWRLADNYKVARMGFVNKMDRQGADFLNVVNQVKDMLGSNAVPIVLPIGAEEDFKGVVDLIKNRAIIWDEAGQGATFEVVPIPEDMKAEVLEYREKLVEAVADYDETLMEKFFEDPDSISEDEINEALRKATIDLSIIPMTCGSSFKNKGVQFMLDAVCKYLPSPLDKDDIKGTDPRTDAEITRKPSVDEPFSALAFKIATDPFVGRLAFFRAYSGRLDAGSYILNTRSGDKERISRIYQMHANKQNPVEYIEAGDIGAAVGFKSIKTGDTMCDEKNPIVLESMVFPDPVIGIAVEPKTKADQDKMGNALAKLAEEDPTFTVRTDEASGQTIISGMGELHLDIIVDRMKREFKVEVNQGQPQVEYKENLTKVAQHREVYKKQSGGKGKFADIVFELGPAEEGKIGLEFINEIKGGNVPREFVPAIEKGFKAAMKNGPLAGFEVEGIKVVLKDGSFHAVDSDALSFEMAAKLGFKEAGRAAKPVIMEPIMKLEVVTPEEYMGNIIGDLNKRRGTISGQEEKNGAVVIKGSVPLSEMFGYVTTLRTLSSGRATSSMELEKYQATPQNVAEEIIAKAKG; via the coding sequence ATGGGAAGAGATCTTAAATTTACAAGAAATATTGGTATTGCCGCTCACATTGATGCTGGTAAGACAACCACTACAGAAAGAATTCTATTCTATACAGGGGTTAACCACAAAATTGGTGAAGTTCACGATGGTGCTTCTACAATGGACTGGATGGAGCAGGAAGCAGAAAGAGGTATTACTATTACTTCTGCAGCTACCACTTGTTCTTGGAACTTTCCAACGGATCAAGGAAAAGCTTTACCTGAAACTAAGCCTTACCACTTCAACATCATTGATACACCGGGACACGTTGACTTCACTGTAGAAGTAAACAGATCTTTAAGAGTATTGGATGGATTGGTATTCTTATTCTCTGCAGTAGACGGAGTAGAGCCTCAGTCTGAAACAAACTGGAGACTTGCTGACAACTACAAAGTTGCGAGAATGGGATTCGTAAACAAAATGGACAGACAAGGTGCTGACTTCCTTAACGTGGTAAACCAGGTTAAAGATATGTTAGGATCTAACGCCGTTCCAATCGTTTTACCAATCGGTGCTGAAGAAGATTTCAAAGGTGTTGTTGACTTAATTAAAAACAGAGCTATCATCTGGGATGAAGCAGGACAAGGAGCTACTTTCGAAGTAGTGCCAATCCCTGAAGACATGAAAGCTGAAGTTCTAGAATATAGAGAGAAATTAGTAGAAGCTGTTGCTGACTACGATGAGACTTTGATGGAGAAATTCTTCGAAGATCCAGATTCAATCTCTGAAGACGAAATCAACGAAGCTCTTAGAAAAGCTACTATCGATTTATCTATTATCCCAATGACTTGTGGTTCTTCATTCAAGAATAAAGGAGTACAGTTTATGTTGGATGCGGTATGTAAATACCTTCCTTCTCCATTGGATAAAGATGATATTAAAGGTACTGATCCAAGAACTGACGCTGAAATCACAAGAAAACCATCTGTAGATGAGCCTTTCTCTGCATTAGCATTTAAGATTGCTACTGACCCGTTTGTGGGAAGACTAGCATTCTTCAGAGCATACTCTGGAAGACTGGATGCAGGTTCTTATATCTTGAACACTCGTTCAGGTGATAAAGAAAGAATCTCTAGAATCTATCAGATGCACGCTAACAAGCAAAACCCAGTAGAATATATTGAAGCTGGTGATATTGGTGCAGCGGTAGGATTCAAATCTATCAAAACTGGTGATACTATGTGTGACGAGAAAAACCCAATCGTTCTTGAATCGATGGTTTTCCCTGATCCGGTAATTGGTATCGCTGTTGAGCCTAAAACTAAAGCTGACCAGGATAAAATGGGTAACGCTTTAGCTAAATTGGCTGAAGAAGATCCTACGTTTACGGTTAGAACTGACGAAGCTTCTGGACAAACGATTATCTCTGGTATGGGTGAGCTTCACTTAGATATCATTGTTGACCGTATGAAGAGAGAATTCAAAGTTGAAGTTAACCAAGGACAGCCTCAGGTAGAATACAAAGAAAACTTAACAAAAGTTGCTCAACACAGAGAAGTTTACAAAAAACAATCTGGTGGTAAAGGTAAATTTGCTGATATTGTATTTGAATTAGGACCTGCTGAAGAAGGTAAAATTGGTTTAGAATTCATCAATGAGATCAAAGGTGGTAACGTTCCTAGAGAATTTGTTCCTGCAATTGAAAAAGGCTTTAAAGCTGCAATGAAGAACGGTCCTTTGGCTGGTTTCGAAGTTGAAGGTATTAAAGTTGTTCTTAAAGACGGATCTTTCCACGCGGTGGATTCTGATGCTCTTTCATTTGAAATGGCTGCTAAATTAGGATTTAAAGAAGCGGGACGTGCTGCTAAGCCAGTAATTATGGAGCCTATTATGAAACTGGAAGTTGTAACTCCGGAAGAATATATGGGTAACATCATTGGTGACCTTAACAAAAGAAGAGGTACAATCAGTGGTCAGGAAGAGAAAAACGGTGCTGTTGTAATCAAGGGTTCTGTTCCACTTTCTGAAATGTTTGGATATGTTACTACTCTAAGAACACTTTCATCAGGAAGAGCTACTTCTTCTATGGAATTAGAGAAGTACCAAGCTACTCCACAAAACGTTGCTGAAGAAATCATAGCTAAAGCAAAAGGTTAA
- the rpsJ gene encoding 30S ribosomal protein S10, which yields MSQRIRIKLKSYDYNLVDKSAEKIVKTVKATGAVVNGPIPLPTNKRIFTVLRSPHVNKKAREQFQLSAHKRLMDIYSSSSKTVDALMKLELPSGVDVEIKV from the coding sequence ATGTCACAAAGAATCAGAATAAAACTAAAATCTTACGATTACAACTTGGTAGACAAGTCTGCTGAGAAAATCGTAAAAACGGTAAAGGCTACTGGTGCTGTTGTAAACGGTCCAATTCCATTGCCAACGAATAAGAGAATCTTCACAGTGTTGAGATCTCCGCACGTAAACAAAAAAGCAAGAGAGCAGTTCCAATTATCAGCTCACAAGAGACTAATGGATATCTACTCTTCTTCTTCTAAAACTGTTGATGCTCTAATGAAATTAGAACTTCCTTCAGGTGTAGACGTTGAAATTAAAGTGTGA
- a CDS encoding TonB-dependent siderophore receptor: protein MNKVVSFSLLLLGGVLANAQKVNDSVKHKKIEEVELFGEKKKQPQGLDAITRLPLKTRDQIQSISVISHKAIEELGALTVTDVAKNVPGVTLFSSYGGGNESMSIRGYRGVPVLKNGVQLDSDFRTAGMITDMQGVESIQVIKGSAAIGQGIGNGLGSAGGVINVVTKRPQFIDQTNVGFRYGSWDFYRPTVDFQRVLDPQGKVALRFNGAYQNNNSFRSHVQGERIYVNPSVAFRPDDKTLINVEMDYLHDKRTPDRGTINLAPGTIEALYHMPKGKFLGYTSDYSKTEAYNFATTIVRNITDKLKVRAAFVNSVSNTDSEASSVSLPAGETNYNIRQRTIGKSQGEDINKVLQLDFIGEQIKTGFIKHTFQVGFDWRETETSSTTFEAYKNSIAPGNLITARNTKIGNTTYAANPLDIVDVVNGNIPNQLPVNVIYKNLGRSNAVLTPSIGAMAQDVMTIGKYVKAHLGLRYSRLNGSANESVDTWNPNFGLIVSPLPNVNVFGSYTTTTSLRSSNNFLLDGGRVGPSMTKQWEAGIKSDWFNERLRFNVTVFDIKTDHLSFTILDENYNPVVIDKQTMYGLAGNLRRKGVEVELIGRILPNLQVMSGWAYLDAQYQDSPAYMNGSAPMNAPKHTANGWLNYKFNKGTLSGLDVGAGIYYVGKRPVDEWTQKTFTAGHLNSVKPGDKPFDMPEYTTVDAQAGYTLKNGMGIRVFFNNIFDSVGYSSYFRGGYIDQIQPRNFAVQVNYKF, encoded by the coding sequence ATGAATAAAGTAGTATCCTTTTCTCTGCTGCTATTGGGTGGAGTTCTGGCCAATGCGCAGAAAGTAAATGATTCAGTTAAACACAAGAAAATTGAAGAAGTAGAACTGTTTGGTGAAAAAAAGAAACAACCACAAGGGTTGGACGCAATTACCAGATTGCCATTGAAAACCAGAGATCAGATTCAAAGTATTTCTGTGATTTCCCATAAAGCAATTGAAGAATTAGGAGCGCTTACAGTCACTGATGTTGCGAAAAACGTTCCGGGGGTAACCCTATTTTCAAGCTATGGCGGAGGAAACGAAAGTATGTCAATCAGAGGATATCGTGGAGTTCCTGTACTGAAAAACGGAGTTCAGCTGGATTCAGATTTCCGTACCGCAGGGATGATCACTGATATGCAGGGTGTAGAAAGTATTCAGGTTATCAAAGGATCTGCTGCTATTGGTCAGGGAATAGGAAATGGTTTGGGATCTGCAGGAGGTGTGATTAATGTTGTAACAAAAAGACCTCAGTTTATTGATCAGACTAATGTAGGATTCCGTTATGGAAGCTGGGATTTTTACAGACCTACAGTAGACTTCCAAAGAGTATTGGATCCTCAGGGAAAAGTAGCTTTGAGGTTCAATGGAGCGTACCAAAATAATAATTCATTCAGAAGCCATGTACAGGGAGAAAGGATTTATGTAAACCCATCTGTCGCTTTCCGTCCGGATGATAAAACATTAATCAATGTGGAAATGGATTATCTTCATGATAAAAGAACACCGGACAGAGGAACAATAAACCTTGCTCCAGGAACTATTGAAGCATTATATCACATGCCAAAAGGAAAGTTTTTAGGATATACATCTGATTATTCAAAAACTGAAGCCTACAACTTTGCGACTACAATCGTACGTAACATTACGGACAAATTAAAAGTGAGAGCAGCTTTCGTGAATTCCGTAAGTAATACAGATTCTGAAGCTTCATCCGTGTCATTGCCTGCTGGTGAAACCAACTACAATATCAGACAGCGTACTATAGGAAAATCACAGGGAGAAGATATCAACAAAGTATTACAGTTAGACTTCATTGGAGAGCAGATAAAGACCGGATTTATTAAACACACATTCCAGGTTGGTTTTGACTGGAGAGAAACAGAAACCTCTTCTACAACCTTTGAAGCATACAAAAACTCAATTGCACCCGGGAATTTAATTACTGCACGTAATACAAAAATCGGAAATACAACCTATGCGGCTAATCCACTTGATATTGTTGACGTAGTGAACGGAAATATCCCGAACCAACTTCCGGTAAATGTCATTTATAAAAATCTGGGAAGATCAAACGCAGTATTGACACCAAGTATCGGTGCAATGGCTCAGGATGTGATGACGATTGGAAAATATGTAAAAGCTCATTTGGGACTTCGTTACAGCAGGCTCAATGGTTCTGCCAATGAATCTGTAGATACATGGAACCCTAATTTCGGATTGATTGTTTCTCCACTTCCAAATGTTAATGTATTTGGATCGTATACTACAACCACATCTTTAAGATCTTCTAATAATTTCCTTTTAGATGGTGGAAGAGTAGGCCCGTCAATGACTAAACAATGGGAAGCTGGTATTAAATCAGATTGGTTTAATGAGCGTTTAAGATTTAATGTAACGGTATTTGATATTAAAACAGATCATCTTTCTTTCACTATTCTTGACGAAAATTATAACCCTGTTGTGATTGACAAACAAACTATGTATGGTCTTGCAGGAAACCTTAGAAGAAAAGGAGTGGAAGTAGAATTGATCGGACGAATTCTGCCAAACCTTCAGGTAATGTCCGGATGGGCATATCTGGATGCTCAGTATCAGGACAGCCCAGCTTACATGAACGGATCTGCACCAATGAACGCTCCTAAGCATACTGCAAACGGATGGCTGAATTATAAATTCAATAAAGGTACTTTATCAGGACTTGATGTAGGGGCGGGAATTTATTATGTAGGAAAAAGACCGGTTGACGAATGGACTCAGAAAACATTTACAGCAGGTCACCTGAACAGTGTGAAGCCTGGAGACAAACCTTTCGATATGCCGGAATATACTACCGTAGATGCCCAGGCAGGATATACACTGAAAAATGGAATGGGAATAAGAGTATTCTTTAATAACATTTTTGATAGCGTAGGATACAGCTCTTATTTCAGAGGAGGATATATCGATCAGATTCAGCCAAGAAACTTTGCTGTACAGGTAAACTATAAATTCTAA